One Syntrophus gentianae DNA segment encodes these proteins:
- a CDS encoding peptide-binding protein translates to MKSSFLSFLLIGLFILAGGLAGCSPTDGKPQKTRQQSSGTPAYGDIIVDGSIGDASNLIPLLSSDSTSHDIAGLIYNGLVKYDKNLNIIGDLAESWDISPDGLVITFHLRSNIRWHDGHPFNAEDVLFTYQLTIDPKTPTAYAGDFLKVKKAEVLDAHTFRVSYDKPFAPALMSWGSAILPKHLLAGQDITKTPLARKPIGTGPYKFKEWVTGQKIVLVSNPDYFEGRPYIDGYIMRIIPDMATMFLELRAGGIDRMGLTPLQYTRQTENPLFHREYNKFRYLSFTYTFVGYNLKNPLFADRRVRQALTLAIDKEEIIQGVLLGLGQPSTGPFKPGTWAYNPKVMLFPHDPAKARALLAEAGWRDSNGDGILDRNGQPFAFELLVNQGNEVRSKCAEIIQRRLAEIGISVKIRVVEWAAFVNDFINKRRFDATILGWSIPLDPDLYDVWHSSKTGPQELNFTSFKNEEVDRLLEKGRGAFDLKERKRYYDRIQEILAEEQPYTFLYVPDSLPIVQARFRGIELAPLGISHNFIKWYVPRGEQRLVMTR, encoded by the coding sequence ATGAAATCCTCATTTTTATCCTTTCTTCTGATCGGTCTTTTTATCCTTGCCGGCGGATTGGCCGGATGCAGCCCGACCGACGGAAAACCCCAGAAAACCCGGCAACAGTCCTCCGGAACGCCGGCTTACGGCGACATCATCGTCGACGGATCCATCGGGGACGCCAGCAACCTGATTCCCCTGCTCTCTTCGGACTCCACCTCCCACGACATCGCCGGTCTCATCTACAACGGACTGGTCAAATACGACAAGAATCTGAATATTATCGGCGATCTGGCCGAATCCTGGGACATCTCCCCGGATGGTCTGGTCATCACCTTCCACCTCCGTTCCAATATCCGCTGGCATGACGGCCACCCCTTTAACGCCGAGGATGTCCTCTTTACCTACCAGCTCACCATCGATCCCAAAACCCCCACGGCCTACGCCGGCGATTTTCTCAAGGTAAAAAAGGCGGAAGTACTGGACGCTCATACCTTCCGGGTCTCCTATGACAAGCCTTTTGCCCCCGCCCTGATGAGCTGGGGCAGCGCCATTCTTCCCAAGCATCTTCTGGCCGGGCAGGACATCACCAAAACGCCCCTGGCCCGGAAACCCATCGGGACGGGGCCTTACAAATTCAAGGAATGGGTGACCGGTCAGAAAATCGTCCTGGTCTCCAATCCGGACTATTTCGAAGGCAGGCCGTACATCGACGGCTACATTATGCGCATCATCCCGGACATGGCCACCATGTTCCTGGAACTGCGCGCCGGCGGCATTGACCGGATGGGCCTGACGCCGCTGCAATACACGCGGCAGACGGAAAACCCTCTGTTCCACCGGGAGTACAACAAATTCCGCTATCTCTCCTTCACCTATACCTTCGTCGGCTACAATCTCAAAAATCCCCTCTTCGCCGACCGACGGGTCCGTCAGGCCCTGACCCTGGCCATCGACAAGGAGGAAATCATCCAGGGGGTCCTGCTGGGGCTGGGACAGCCCTCTACCGGCCCCTTCAAGCCGGGGACCTGGGCCTATAACCCGAAGGTCATGCTCTTTCCCCACGATCCTGCAAAGGCCCGTGCCCTGCTGGCCGAAGCCGGCTGGCGGGACTCCAACGGCGACGGGATCCTAGACAGGAACGGCCAGCCCTTTGCCTTCGAACTCCTGGTCAACCAAGGCAACGAAGTCCGCTCCAAGTGTGCCGAAATCATTCAGCGCCGCCTCGCCGAAATCGGCATTTCCGTCAAAATCCGCGTCGTGGAATGGGCTGCCTTTGTCAACGATTTCATCAACAAACGGCGCTTCGACGCCACGATCCTGGGCTGGTCGATTCCCCTCGACCCCGACCTCTATGATGTCTGGCATTCCAGCAAGACCGGCCCCCAGGAATTGAATTTCACCTCCTTTAAGAATGAAGAGGTGGACCGGCTCCTGGAAAAGGGACGCGGCGCCTTCGATCTGAAGGAGCGGAAAAGATACTATGACCGGATTCAGGAAATCCTGGCAGAAGAGCAGCCCTACACCTTTCTTTACGTCCCCGATTCCCTGCCCATCGTTCAGGCCCGCTTCCGGGGAATCGAACTGGCCCCGCTGGGCATCAGTCACAATTTCATCAAATGGTACGTGCCCAGAGGCGAGCAGAGACTCGTCATGACCCGGTAA
- a CDS encoding PAS domain S-box protein, producing MYQTIFENTGNATVIFDEDTTILLANAEFEKLLHYTREETEGKKSWRDLILDEDLERLMDYHRRRRIDPESVPQKYELKLVDRHGFLHDVYMTVAMIPGTKKSVASIMDITPLKEAEKALHESETLYQTLFENAGIAIVNLDPQAYYRHVNDNYLEFLGYTWEELKDRQMTTEIVHPDYVEQIENLIVQQKNGKINGFTEEIYFIRKDGTLRWGEVRAASNRDKQGRMLSVVVAITDRTESKKAENALLESEAMYRNLFENASIGMFQTTLEGKFLRINKAYAAMLGYESREEVISTITDTATQIHADPRNRAKLLAALEQQDWFYAEQPYLRKDGNIMIGKLAIHKVVRQDGTSAYLEGIVEDITERKRAEEALINRERELRIKAQNLMEVNTTLKVLLNTLERDQEELKERFLTNIQKQVLPYLEKLKKSPLREDQLGSVEMAEAHLMEIASPFTQKLTSSFLNLTKKEIQIAYLVKEGKTSKEIADLLNAKQRVIEFHRENIRSKLGLKNKKGRLAMLLRAFS from the coding sequence ATGTATCAAACCATCTTTGAAAACACCGGGAACGCCACCGTGATTTTTGATGAGGACACCACAATCCTGCTGGCCAATGCCGAATTTGAAAAGCTGCTTCACTATACCAGGGAAGAAACCGAAGGAAAGAAAAGCTGGAGAGATCTTATTCTGGATGAAGATCTGGAACGTCTGATGGATTACCACAGGCGAAGAAGAATTGATCCGGAATCCGTCCCCCAAAAATACGAATTAAAGCTCGTTGACCGCCATGGCTTTCTCCATGATGTCTACATGACCGTGGCCATGATTCCGGGAACAAAAAAAAGCGTGGCCTCCATCATGGATATTACCCCGCTGAAAGAAGCGGAAAAGGCCCTTCACGAAAGCGAGACGCTTTACCAGACCCTTTTTGAGAACGCAGGGATTGCGATTGTCAACCTTGACCCGCAGGCCTATTATCGCCATGTCAATGACAACTATCTTGAATTTCTCGGCTATACCTGGGAAGAGCTGAAAGACAGGCAGATGACGACGGAGATCGTTCACCCGGACTACGTCGAGCAGATCGAGAATCTGATTGTTCAGCAGAAAAACGGTAAGATCAACGGGTTTACCGAAGAAATCTATTTCATCCGGAAGGACGGCACCCTGCGCTGGGGAGAAGTGAGAGCCGCATCGAACCGCGATAAGCAGGGACGGATGCTTTCCGTTGTTGTGGCCATCACCGATCGGACGGAAAGTAAGAAGGCGGAAAACGCCCTTTTGGAAAGCGAGGCCATGTATCGGAACCTCTTTGAAAATGCCTCGATCGGCATGTTTCAAACCACCCTGGAAGGCAAATTCCTGCGGATCAACAAGGCCTATGCCGCCATGCTCGGTTATGAATCGAGGGAAGAAGTGATCTCAACCATTACGGATACCGCCACGCAGATTCACGCCGATCCTCGAAACCGTGCCAAACTGCTCGCCGCCCTGGAACAGCAGGACTGGTTCTATGCCGAACAGCCCTATCTCCGCAAGGACGGAAACATCATGATCGGGAAGCTGGCAATCCATAAAGTGGTCAGACAGGATGGCACCTCAGCCTACCTGGAAGGGATCGTGGAGGACATTACCGAAAGGAAGCGAGCCGAAGAGGCCTTGATCAATCGAGAAAGGGAATTGCGGATCAAGGCGCAGAATCTCATGGAAGTCAATACAACCCTGAAGGTCCTGCTCAATACCCTGGAAAGGGACCAGGAGGAATTAAAGGAAAGATTCCTGACCAATATCCAGAAACAGGTCCTGCCCTACCTCGAGAAGCTGAAGAAATCGCCCCTGCGCGAAGACCAGCTGGGGTCTGTCGAAATGGCGGAGGCCCACCTCATGGAAATCGCTTCCCCCTTTACCCAGAAACTGACGTCGAGTTTTTTGAACCTCACCAAGAAAGAGATCCAGATTGCCTATCTGGTGAAGGAGGGCAAGACTTCGAAGGAAATCGCGGATCTTTTAAATGCGAAGCAACGGGTCATCGAATTTCACCGGGAAAATATCCGGTCCAAGCTGGGGTTGAAGAACAAAAAAGGAAGGCTCGCGATGTTGCTGAGAGCCTTCTCGTAG
- a CDS encoding uracil-xanthine permease family protein: protein MQFKYGLYERPPLGETLLYGFQWFAITLPTIIVLGKITGEFHFATYLDQMVYLQKLLFVMAVSLMAQLFLGHRMPLIVGPSTILLVGILSGAGHPADTVYSAILLGGLILSLASATGMLSYPKKLFSPRVVAVVLILIAFTLAPSLVNLITAVTEPASPLAHVLFSLALVFTLFAANRFLPGVWKSTLIIWAMAAGSLAWFALFPDTFGTEQIPKLPPVSGFFKHLTFGLSFDAGVLISFLVCFLALFVNDLGSIQSMNELLKPADAEKRINRGILVTGLSNMLSGFFGVIGPVNYSLSPGVIAATGCASRVAMMPTAALLLLMSFSPAAIGFLSGVPSIVVGTILIYILSSQISAGLMMLFESIEEFQLSDGLIIGLPLMLATITAFLPAAFLSGLPAVLRPILGNGFVVGITAVLLMEHWIFRN from the coding sequence ATGCAATTCAAGTATGGCCTCTATGAACGGCCTCCTCTCGGAGAGACTCTTCTCTATGGTTTTCAGTGGTTTGCCATCACGCTTCCCACCATCATTGTCCTCGGGAAAATCACCGGCGAATTCCATTTTGCCACTTACCTCGACCAAATGGTTTATCTGCAGAAACTCCTGTTCGTCATGGCGGTTTCTCTGATGGCGCAGCTATTCCTGGGACACCGGATGCCGCTGATCGTCGGCCCATCCACCATTCTGCTGGTCGGGATTCTTTCCGGCGCGGGACATCCTGCTGATACGGTTTATTCTGCCATTCTCCTTGGAGGGCTGATTCTCTCCCTTGCCAGTGCAACGGGTATGCTGAGTTACCCGAAGAAGCTCTTCAGCCCCAGAGTCGTAGCCGTTGTCCTGATCCTGATTGCCTTTACGCTGGCTCCATCGCTTGTAAACCTGATTACAGCCGTTACGGAGCCGGCGAGCCCCCTTGCTCACGTCCTCTTTTCCCTGGCCCTGGTATTCACCCTCTTTGCTGCAAACCGATTTCTTCCCGGTGTCTGGAAATCCACCCTGATCATCTGGGCCATGGCGGCGGGAAGTCTTGCCTGGTTCGCGCTCTTTCCGGACACATTCGGGACGGAACAGATTCCCAAATTACCGCCGGTATCCGGCTTCTTTAAACACCTCACCTTCGGGCTGTCTTTCGATGCAGGGGTCCTGATCTCCTTCCTGGTTTGCTTTCTGGCATTATTTGTCAACGACCTGGGCTCCATCCAGTCCATGAATGAGCTGTTGAAGCCTGCTGATGCGGAAAAGCGGATCAATCGCGGAATCCTGGTCACGGGGCTGTCGAATATGCTGTCTGGTTTTTTCGGGGTGATCGGACCGGTAAATTATTCTCTCAGTCCCGGGGTGATCGCTGCCACCGGCTGTGCCTCCCGGGTTGCCATGATGCCGACGGCTGCTCTGCTTCTCCTGATGTCCTTTTCCCCGGCAGCCATCGGTTTTCTTTCCGGTGTCCCGTCTATTGTGGTGGGAACGATTCTGATCTACATTCTCTCTTCGCAAATCTCGGCGGGCCTGATGATGCTCTTTGAGTCCATCGAGGAATTCCAGTTATCGGACGGCCTGATCATCGGCCTGCCGCTCATGCTGGCCACGATCACTGCCTTTCTGCCGGCAGCCTTTCTTTCCGGTCTGCCGGCCGTCCTGCGACCAATCCTCGGAAATGGTTTTGTGGTGGGGATTACAGCCGTACTTCTGATGGAGCATTGGATATTCAGGAATTAA
- a CDS encoding alpha-amylase family glycosyl hydrolase codes for MKNMTKNATVLLRREIPPLKSRNMRIAGEVQHKHSWPTTPGAFFRIYKDEPLSLEMTFPEGNPSYRVMLYTNLLGTSEEWGEIEFRNNLSGNYTLSVFPSKCGIFLFKIKYSPDNGKTWYWDRCPVAKVIVDPEVAKDIRMYTMIPSVSGHIGDWISALDHIRDLGFNTVHLLPVTTMDYSESPYAAADLFSIDPSFLDPSDPRNGLDQFEAFICAARQKGIKICVDLVLNHLGISSQVARHCPEWFMGDHDEPDGLLRAGCWHMNKWIRWEDLGVIQYDQPEPSIREELWSYMKRYALFWANYAAYTGGMIRLDNLHSSHPGFIEELIRTLRSAYPDLIVQAEFFSDSNTLLKTSAKCELNLLLANPWEHPFAENLREYLRYLHEISRNIRFLTPITTHDTGAPAQLYGTPDAAVPRYFTLALLATGQTGMVQGTEHGALEKIDFIGRKHSVSFPTPNRHNALIRKINNLLHNFALFHEGGNIRFVDQGHGALIAAIREGRKNPKEKFLLVSNLDTVNTYQITFPLSDMLLQKGSCRLQEMIKGETILLEDGNGLEIEVEPCGLRAYRISS; via the coding sequence ATGAAAAACATGACAAAAAACGCAACGGTCCTTCTCCGGAGGGAAATTCCACCCCTAAAATCCCGCAACATGCGCATCGCCGGCGAAGTGCAGCACAAGCATTCCTGGCCCACAACCCCCGGGGCATTTTTCCGGATCTATAAAGATGAACCCCTTTCCCTGGAAATGACCTTCCCGGAAGGAAACCCTTCCTATCGGGTCATGCTCTATACAAATCTGCTGGGGACGTCAGAGGAGTGGGGTGAGATCGAATTCCGCAATAATCTGTCCGGAAACTATACCCTTTCGGTATTCCCGTCGAAATGCGGAATCTTTCTCTTCAAAATCAAGTATTCTCCGGACAACGGGAAGACGTGGTACTGGGACCGATGTCCAGTCGCCAAAGTCATCGTCGATCCGGAGGTTGCCAAGGACATCAGGATGTATACCATGATCCCCAGTGTTTCCGGTCATATAGGGGACTGGATCTCTGCGCTGGATCACATCCGGGATCTTGGCTTCAACACGGTTCATCTCCTCCCCGTGACGACGATGGATTATTCCGAAAGTCCTTATGCCGCCGCGGATCTTTTCAGCATCGATCCCTCCTTCCTCGATCCCTCCGATCCGAGGAACGGCCTCGATCAATTTGAAGCGTTTATCTGTGCGGCCCGTCAAAAAGGGATCAAGATCTGTGTGGATCTCGTCCTGAACCACCTCGGCATTTCCAGCCAGGTTGCCCGGCACTGCCCGGAATGGTTCATGGGGGATCACGACGAGCCCGATGGTCTCCTTCGGGCGGGCTGTTGGCACATGAACAAGTGGATCCGGTGGGAGGACCTGGGGGTCATCCAGTATGATCAACCCGAACCAAGCATACGGGAGGAGCTGTGGTCATACATGAAGCGGTATGCCCTGTTCTGGGCGAACTATGCCGCCTATACCGGCGGAATGATCCGTCTCGACAATCTCCACTCCAGCCATCCGGGATTTATCGAGGAATTGATCCGCACCCTGCGCAGTGCCTATCCGGACCTTATCGTTCAGGCGGAATTCTTTTCCGATTCCAACACGCTTCTGAAAACTTCGGCCAAGTGCGAGCTCAATCTGCTGTTGGCCAATCCCTGGGAGCACCCCTTTGCCGAAAATCTGCGCGAATACCTGCGCTACCTTCACGAAATCAGCAGGAATATCCGTTTTCTCACCCCGATCACGACCCATGACACAGGTGCGCCGGCACAGTTGTATGGAACACCGGATGCCGCCGTGCCCCGTTATTTCACCCTGGCCCTCCTTGCCACGGGACAGACCGGCATGGTCCAGGGAACGGAACACGGCGCGCTCGAAAAGATCGATTTTATCGGGCGAAAGCACTCCGTATCCTTTCCCACGCCTAACCGCCACAATGCCTTGATCCGGAAAATCAACAACCTTCTCCATAACTTCGCCCTCTTTCATGAGGGAGGGAACATCCGTTTCGTGGACCAGGGGCATGGCGCGCTTATTGCTGCCATCCGGGAAGGTCGGAAAAATCCCAAAGAAAAGTTTCTGCTTGTTTCAAATCTGGACACGGTTAATACTTATCAAATAACCTTTCCCCTGTCCGACATGCTGCTGCAGAAGGGCAGTTGTCGGCTGCAGGAGATGATCAAGGGCGAGACGATTCTCCTGGAAGACGGCAATGGCCTGGAGATTGAAGTGGAACCCTGCGGCCTGCGGGCTTATCGAATTTCATCGTGA
- a CDS encoding NAD(P)-binding protein, translated as MIRVKIDGRKYIAKDGATIIDTARAVGIDIPALGYDPRVSPPSGVEAAFVEVTEGGKTRFLSATSTLVQDGMAVRTDSDALRNYRKIYLQALLRHHYGDCVAPCVLRCPAHIDIQKYIYFVDSGNYQEALEVIKERNPLPAVCGRICPHPCETECRRNALDGPVNINGIKRFVADWDRYQPFPYQPDCQPDTGFRVAVVGAGPAGLSAAWFLRRKGHQVTLFEMQEAAGGMLRWGIPFYRLPEKELDEEIQAIVDLGAEIRYNKKLGRDFTLDSLKKDGYSAVFVGLGAQKATAIGVEGENLPGVLSGLDFLAGLARNERPELGQRVIVLGGGNTAMDAARSAVRLGAKDVTVIYRRTRHEMPAQELEVEEALEEGVHMQFLTAPVSIEASSGMLRLNCIRMSLGEPDASGRRRPEPVAGSEFSILAATIISAIGQAVDGACLGKEELLNSRGQVEADPVTLQTAVPWVFSGGDCVTGPDIAIAAIGAGRRAAEAIDQYLLKGMVEQPEEPYTCMKGEWQSLPAEAFADVALLDRQEIPVHPPEARIRNFDETTTTWNPEKAMAEASRCLSCGCTERYECTLRNYATQYGVTFEALEKTTPLPIDANHPIITRDTGKCILCGLCLKVCREMEGVSALSFYETNNVLTIGPNDHRPLDLTTCVACGHCTTVCPTGALTLKPTLPHVYRAIHDPELTVVAQIAPAVRAAFREYYAIDAADVMPVLSAGLKQLGFDYVFDTCWAADLTIMEEGTEFLSRLAEGGVLPQITSCCPAWVNYCEKMAPDILPHLSSCKSPQQMFGAVMKQYFAKQLNVRPELLYFVSIMPCNAKKYEAKRPEFQTDGIPDVDMVLTTNDVIAMFRERHIDPHVLSPVPLDDLFGKVSGAGIIFGASGGVAEAALRLAAERVTGRRMEGFAYEGVRGLQGVKETTVVLGDSQVRLAVVSGLQNAQNLIDRIRSGDAPYDLIEVMACPGGCINGSGNPAPLLTSDTEQRLDVLYRLDEDAAIRTSQDNPSVQDIYANWLGQPYSEISHHALHTTYRRRSMRVQETAEKPREQMPVIEVGVCIGTNCYVKGSWKLLEGLAADLRRRGLSERFRIKARFCTGECAGGPNITIGQEIISGVDPNAASAFTEERLLPLLDVKRRED; from the coding sequence ATGATTAGAGTAAAAATAGATGGCAGAAAGTATATTGCGAAGGACGGTGCGACCATCATCGATACGGCCCGGGCCGTCGGCATTGATATCCCTGCCTTGGGATACGACCCTCGTGTGAGTCCGCCGAGCGGTGTTGAAGCGGCCTTTGTGGAAGTGACCGAGGGGGGTAAAACGAGGTTCCTCTCGGCGACCTCGACCCTGGTTCAGGACGGCATGGCCGTTCGTACGGACTCGGACGCCCTGCGGAACTACCGGAAAATTTATCTCCAGGCCCTTCTTCGCCATCATTACGGCGATTGTGTGGCTCCCTGCGTCCTGCGATGTCCGGCCCATATCGACATTCAAAAATACATTTATTTCGTGGATTCCGGAAATTACCAGGAAGCCCTGGAGGTGATCAAGGAGCGCAACCCCCTTCCCGCCGTCTGCGGACGGATTTGCCCGCACCCCTGCGAGACCGAGTGCCGCCGCAATGCCTTGGACGGTCCGGTCAATATCAACGGGATCAAGCGGTTTGTTGCCGATTGGGATCGCTATCAGCCTTTTCCCTACCAGCCGGATTGCCAGCCGGATACTGGATTCCGGGTCGCCGTCGTCGGCGCTGGACCCGCAGGATTGTCCGCCGCCTGGTTCCTGAGACGAAAAGGCCACCAGGTGACCCTTTTCGAGATGCAGGAGGCCGCCGGCGGGATGCTGCGCTGGGGCATCCCCTTTTATCGACTGCCGGAAAAGGAACTCGATGAGGAAATTCAAGCCATTGTCGATCTGGGTGCTGAGATTCGATACAACAAAAAACTGGGCCGGGATTTCACCCTGGATTCCTTGAAAAAAGACGGCTACTCGGCTGTGTTCGTCGGACTAGGGGCGCAGAAGGCGACGGCCATCGGCGTGGAAGGGGAAAACCTGCCCGGCGTCCTGTCCGGTCTCGATTTTCTCGCCGGCCTTGCCCGAAACGAAAGACCGGAGCTGGGCCAGCGCGTCATCGTCCTGGGAGGCGGCAATACGGCCATGGATGCGGCCCGCAGCGCCGTACGGCTCGGCGCGAAGGATGTAACCGTCATCTATCGAAGGACGCGGCATGAAATGCCGGCACAGGAACTGGAAGTCGAAGAAGCCCTTGAAGAGGGTGTTCATATGCAGTTCCTGACGGCGCCGGTTTCCATCGAGGCCTCGTCGGGGATGCTGCGCTTAAATTGCATCCGGATGTCCCTCGGGGAACCGGATGCAAGCGGACGACGCAGGCCGGAGCCTGTCGCTGGTTCCGAATTTTCGATTCTGGCTGCCACCATCATCTCCGCGATCGGTCAGGCCGTAGACGGGGCCTGCCTGGGCAAGGAAGAACTGCTGAATTCCCGGGGACAGGTGGAAGCCGATCCGGTCACGCTTCAAACGGCCGTGCCCTGGGTTTTTTCCGGCGGGGATTGCGTGACGGGGCCCGACATCGCAATCGCCGCCATCGGCGCTGGACGGAGGGCGGCGGAGGCCATTGATCAGTACCTTTTAAAAGGAATGGTTGAACAGCCGGAAGAGCCTTATACCTGCATGAAAGGGGAATGGCAAAGCCTTCCGGCAGAGGCGTTTGCCGACGTAGCTCTTCTAGACCGTCAGGAGATACCCGTCCATCCGCCCGAGGCGCGGATTCGGAATTTCGATGAAACCACGACGACCTGGAATCCGGAGAAGGCCATGGCCGAGGCCTCACGCTGTCTGTCCTGTGGCTGCACGGAACGGTACGAGTGCACCTTGAGAAATTATGCCACTCAATACGGCGTGACCTTCGAAGCTCTGGAGAAAACGACCCCCTTGCCCATTGATGCGAATCACCCGATCATCACCCGGGACACGGGGAAGTGTATCCTGTGCGGCCTGTGTCTGAAGGTCTGCCGGGAAATGGAGGGTGTTTCGGCCCTGAGCTTCTATGAAACGAACAATGTGCTGACCATCGGGCCCAATGACCATCGCCCGCTGGATTTGACCACGTGTGTTGCCTGCGGTCACTGCACCACGGTATGCCCGACCGGCGCCCTGACGCTGAAGCCAACGCTCCCCCACGTGTACCGGGCGATCCACGATCCGGAACTGACCGTAGTCGCTCAGATTGCGCCGGCTGTCCGGGCGGCGTTCCGTGAATATTACGCGATCGATGCCGCCGATGTCATGCCGGTTTTGAGCGCGGGATTGAAGCAGCTCGGCTTTGATTACGTATTCGATACCTGCTGGGCGGCTGATCTCACCATCATGGAGGAGGGCACGGAATTTCTCAGCCGTCTTGCCGAAGGCGGGGTCCTGCCCCAGATTACCTCCTGCTGTCCTGCCTGGGTGAACTATTGCGAAAAGATGGCGCCGGACATCCTGCCCCATCTTTCTTCCTGTAAATCCCCGCAACAGATGTTCGGGGCCGTCATGAAGCAGTATTTCGCCAAGCAGCTCAATGTTCGGCCCGAGTTGCTCTATTTTGTCTCGATCATGCCCTGCAATGCCAAGAAATATGAGGCCAAGCGGCCGGAATTTCAAACAGACGGCATCCCCGACGTAGACATGGTCCTGACGACCAATGATGTCATCGCCATGTTCAGGGAAAGGCACATCGATCCCCATGTCCTGTCGCCGGTTCCCCTCGATGATCTGTTCGGGAAAGTCAGCGGTGCGGGGATCATCTTCGGCGCCAGCGGCGGCGTGGCGGAGGCTGCCTTGCGCCTGGCGGCGGAGCGGGTAACGGGCAGACGTATGGAAGGCTTTGCCTATGAGGGCGTCCGGGGGCTCCAGGGCGTCAAGGAAACCACCGTGGTTCTTGGAGATTCCCAGGTACGCCTGGCGGTGGTCAGTGGCTTGCAGAACGCCCAGAACCTGATCGACCGCATTCGTTCGGGAGACGCCCCCTATGACCTCATCGAAGTGATGGCCTGTCCCGGAGGCTGCATCAACGGGTCGGGGAATCCCGCTCCGCTTTTGACCAGCGACACGGAGCAGCGTCTCGATGTCCTCTATCGGCTCGATGAGGATGCGGCGATTCGAACCAGTCAGGATAACCCGTCCGTACAGGACATCTATGCCAACTGGCTGGGACAACCTTACAGCGAGATCTCCCATCATGCCCTGCACACGACTTACCGCCGTCGCTCCATGCGGGTTCAGGAAACGGCAGAAAAGCCCCGGGAGCAGATGCCGGTCATCGAAGTGGGGGTCTGTATCGGAACGAACTGCTATGTCAAGGGATCGTGGAAGCTGCTGGAAGGCCTTGCCGCTGACCTGAGGAGACGGGGGCTATCGGAGCGATTCCGCATCAAGGCCAGATTCTGTACCGGTGAATGTGCCGGAGGGCCGAACATTACGATTGGACAGGAAATTATCTCGGGTGTCGATCCGAATGCGGCATCGGCCTTTACGGAGGAACGCCTGCTGCCCTTGCTGGACGTGAAAAGGAGGGAGGATTAA
- a CDS encoding aminopeptidase, which produces MLTSEVLEKYAEVLVWGLTTARKQKFKKGDIVLIQFDLPALSLAEVLYAKLIDRGMNALQRMSLTSSMEHAFYSRSNPKQLVFIPPGEKELYGHLNGRIYLHAPESLTHLADVDPAVIAKAQLSRKPLRDIFNEREDQGVYAWTLCTVPTEDMAKKAGLSLEDYTVQLIRACYLDEERPVEKWTSIYREVGEIKAWLNRLPVRAFRVASDHMDLRITPGDRRKWIGISGHNIPSFEIFLSPDWRGTEGTYYANQPSFRMGNYVEGVRLRFEKGRAVSVEAQKGQDFTVKQLAMDRGAAQVGEFSLTDRRFSRIDRFMADTLFDENYGGDYGNCHIAVGASYSDTYAGDPAELDKKKKRTLGFNDSALHWDLVNTEPKAVTAELTTGEKILIYENGEFRY; this is translated from the coding sequence ATGTTGACTTCGGAAGTTCTGGAAAAATACGCGGAGGTGCTGGTCTGGGGGTTGACGACCGCCCGGAAGCAAAAGTTTAAAAAAGGGGATATCGTGCTGATTCAGTTCGATCTTCCCGCCCTGTCTCTGGCCGAGGTGCTGTACGCGAAGCTGATTGACCGGGGGATGAATGCCCTCCAGCGCATGAGTCTGACTTCGTCCATGGAACACGCCTTCTATTCCCGGTCAAACCCGAAGCAACTCGTTTTCATCCCTCCCGGCGAAAAGGAGCTGTACGGTCATCTGAACGGCAGGATTTATCTTCATGCGCCGGAATCGCTCACCCATCTGGCGGACGTCGATCCCGCCGTCATCGCCAAGGCGCAGCTTTCCCGCAAACCCCTGCGGGATATCTTCAATGAACGCGAAGATCAGGGCGTTTACGCCTGGACCCTCTGCACCGTCCCTACGGAGGACATGGCGAAGAAGGCCGGTCTGTCTCTGGAGGATTACACCGTCCAGTTGATCCGGGCCTGTTATCTCGACGAAGAGCGCCCGGTCGAAAAGTGGACATCGATCTATCGGGAAGTGGGCGAAATCAAGGCCTGGTTGAATCGTCTTCCCGTCCGCGCTTTCAGGGTTGCCTCGGATCATATGGATTTGAGGATCACCCCCGGAGACAGACGCAAATGGATCGGAATTTCCGGCCACAACATCCCCAGCTTCGAAATCTTTCTTTCCCCGGATTGGCGGGGAACAGAAGGGACGTATTACGCCAACCAGCCTTCCTTCCGCATGGGGAATTACGTCGAAGGCGTGCGGCTCCGCTTTGAGAAAGGCCGGGCTGTTTCCGTCGAGGCGCAGAAAGGGCAGGATTTTACCGTCAAGCAGCTTGCCATGGACAGGGGTGCTGCCCAGGTCGGCGAGTTTTCCCTTACCGACCGGCGCTTCTCCCGGATCGACCGCTTCATGGCGGATACCCTTTTTGATGAAAACTACGGCGGAGACTACGGGAACTGCCACATTGCCGTGGGCGCCTCCTATTCGGATACCTACGCCGGCGATCCGGCGGAGCTGGATAAGAAAAAGAAACGGACGCTGGGATTCAATGATTCCGCCCTGCACTGGGATCTGGTAAATACGGAGCCCAAAGCCGTCACGGCGGAATTGACGACGGGGGAGAAGATTCTCATCTATGAAAACGGGGAGTTCCGTTATTGA